The sequence below is a genomic window from Bradyrhizobium septentrionale.
CGGAAACATATGCGGCAGCGGATTGGCATGGTCGGAGACCGCGTCGACGTCGAAGAACACCGCGCCCGGCAGATGCGCGGCGAGATAATCGTCCTTCGGCAGCGGCAGCACGCCCGGCAGCTTGAAGGTCGCATCAAGCACCTTGACGTTGGCATCGCCGAGATGCGCAGCCAGCCATTCGGTCGAAACGAGCGGATCGTCGGTGGTCATCATCTTACATGTCTCTCCATCGTCATTGCCGGACTTGATCCAGCAATCCATCTTCTTTTTGAAACGATGGACACGCGGGTCCCGGCTACGCAAAGGCTTCGCCGGGCTCTCGGTAAAGTGGCCGCCGAAGCTTCTAAGCGAAGGCGGCAAGCCCGCGTGTGACATCCACTAGCCCTTCTTCTTCGGCTCCCAGGCCTCGATCGGCCCGCCGGCCTCGCGCCAGGCGGCGAAGCCGCCGCCCATATGCGCCACCGGCTTCAGGCCCATGTCCTTCGCGGTCTTGGCGGCGAGCGCCGAGCGCAGGCCGCCGGCGCAGTGGAAGATGAACTTCTTGTCTTCCTGGAAGATCGGCTTGGCGTAGGGGCTGTTCGGATCGATCCAGAATTCGAGCATGCCGCGGGTGCAGGAGAACGCGCCCGGGATCTTGCCGTCGCGCTCGATCTCGCGGGGATCGCGGATGTCGACGATCACGACGTCATTCTTGCCGATCAGCGTGATCGCATCGGCCGCGCTGATGGTCTCGATCTCGGCATTGGCCTCGTCGATCATCACCTTGATGCCGCGGTGGATGTTCTGGGGCATGAGGCTCTCCCTGATGATTATTGGCGCGCCCACAGGCGCGCGACGCATAGTGCGTTTACCGCACCAGCTCCCGCATCGCATGCTCCAGACCTTCGATCGTGATCGGATACATACGCTCGGAGAACAGGCGGCGGATGATGGTGGTCGATTCCGAATAGTCCCAGTGTTTCTGTGCCACCGGATTGAGCCACACCGCGTGCGGGTAAGTACGCGTGATGCGGTCGAGCCAGACCGAGCCGGCCTCTTCGTTGACATGCTCGACCGAGCCGCCGGGAACCATGATCTCGTAAGGCGACATCGAGGCGTCGCCGACGAACACCACCTTGTAGTCGTGCGGGTATTTATGCAGCACATCCCAGGTCGGCGTGCGATCGGTGAAGCGCCGCTTGTTCTGCTTCCAGACGCCCTCATAGAGGCAGTTGTGGAAGTAGAAATATTCCATGTGCTTGAATTCGCTCTTGGCGGCCGAGAACAGTTCCTCGACCTGCTCGATATGCGAATCCATCGAGCCGCCGATATCGAAGAACACCAGCACCTTGACCGCGTTGCGCCGCTCCGGGCGCATATGCACGTCGAGATAGCCGTGGTTGGCGGTCTCCTTGATCGTGGTGTCGAGGTCAAGCTCATCGGGCGCGCCGGTGCGCGCGAACTTGCGCAGCCGCCGCAGCGCGACCTTGATGTTGCGGATGCCGAGCTCGACATTGCCGTCGAGGTCCTTGAACTCGCGCTTGTCCCACACCTTCACGGCGCGGTTGTTGCGGTTCTTCTCCTGGCCGATGCGCACGCCTTCGGGATTGTAGCCATGGGCGCCGAACGGCGAGGTGCCGGCGGTGCCGATCCACTTGCTGCCGCCCTGGTGGCGGCCCTTTTGTTCCTCGAGCCGCTTCTTCAAGGTCTCCATGAGCTTGTCCCAGCCCATGGCCTCGATCTGCTTCTTCTCTTCCTCGGTGAGATATTTCTCCGCGAGCTTCTTCAGCCACTCCTCGGGGATCTCCGCCTTGCCCATGGCGTCGAGCAGGCTCTCGAGCCCCTTGAACACGGTGCCGAACACGCGGTCGAACTTGTCGAGATTGCGCTCGTCCTTCACCAGGGCGGCACGCGACAAATAGTAGAAGTTCTCGACCGTTTGTTCGGCGAGATCAGCGTCGAGCGCTTCCATCAAGGTCAGATATTCCCGTAGCGTCACGGGGACCTGGGCGTCGCGCAGCGATGTGAAGAACTGCAGGAACATACTCACCTAGATCGCCCGCTGGACCGGTGGCGTCAAGGGCCTAGCCATGCCGAGACCGGCCATCCGCCTTGATCTGGCCCCCTGCAGCCATGCTTTGCCGGGTCCACCCCAACGGCATCGTCTCCCCGTATCCGTGCTGCAGTCATTCCGCACGGCGGAAACATGACGCCTAACATTCCATACGCACCCTGCCGTTCAGGGTCCCGCTGCGCTGCGGAATCCGCCCTAGACCGTCCGGCTTTTTCAATTACAATTGCGCCTGACAAGACATTGGGCAGGACGTTTGAATGGGCATCATTGCGGCACTGGTGATCGGTGCGATTGCCGGCTGGCTCGCTGGGCTGATCGTGCGCGGCGCGGGCTTCGGGCTGATCGGCAACATCGTCGTCGGCATCGTCGGCGCGCTGGTGGCGAGCTGGCTGTTGCCGCAACTCGGCATCAGCCTCGGCGGCAGCGCGATCCGCGACATCGTCAACGCGACCATCGGCGCGGTGGTCGTGCTGGTGATCGTGTCGCTGATCAGACGCGCGTGACCAGAAAATTTGCATTCCCAACGGCCGCTGCGAGAGCGGTCGTTTCATGTTGAGGCCCAAGTGGCGGCCCATGCGGCCAACGAACCAAGCAAGGCAAAGAGATCGATGAAATTCACGGGTACCAAGGACTACGTCGCCACCGATGACCTCAAGGTCGCCGTCAATGCCGCCATCGTGCTCGAGCGCCCGCTGCTGGTGAAGGGCGAGCCCGGCACCGGCAAGACCGTGCTGGCCGAGGAAGTCGCCAAGGCGATCGACGCGCCGCTTTTGACCTGGCACATCAAGTCGACCACCAAGGCGCAGCAGGGCCTCTACGAGTACGACGCGGTGTCGCGGCTGCGCGACAGCCAGCTCGGCGACGCCCGCGTGTCCGACATCAAGAACTACATCAAGCGCGGCAAGCTGTGGGACGCCTTCACTCACGAGAAGCGCCCGGTGCTCTTGATCGACGAGATCGACAAGGCCGACATCGAATTCCCCAACGATTTGCTGCTCGAGCTCGACCGCATGGAATTCCACGTCTACGAGACCGGCGAGACCATCAAGGCGAAGCTGCGCCCGATCGTGATGATCACGTCGAACAACGAGAAGGAACTGCCGGACGCCTTCCTGCGCCGCTGCTTCTTCCACTACATCAAGTTCCCCGACGCCGACACGATGGGCAGGATCGTCGACGTGCACTTCCCCAATATCAAGAAGCGGCTGGTGGAAGAGGCACTGCGGATCTTCTTCGAGGTGCGCGAGGTGCCGGGCCTGAAGAAGAAGCCCTCGACCTCCGAGCTGCTCGACTGGCTCAAGCTGCTGCTTAACGAGGACATCACGCCGGAAATGCTCAGGGAGCGCGATCCGCGCAAGCTGATCCCGCCGCTGCACGGCGCGCTGCTCAAGAACGAACAGGACGTGCATTTGTTCGAGCGGCTGGCCTTCCTCAGCCGCCGCGAAGTCTAGTTCCGATATCGGCAGGCGCCGGGGCATTCGCTCCGGCGTTTTGCTTCCACAGCTCAAACAACAAGAAGACCAGGGAAGATGAACGTCCAGACCCAAATCCGCGCCGCCGAGCCCGTCACAACAGAGCATTTCGACGTCCTGATCGCAGGCGCCGGCATCTCCGGCGTCGGCGCCGCCTACCACCTCACCACGCAATGCAAGGGCACCAGCTTCGTGGTGCTGGAGACGCAGAAGACCTTTGGCGGCACCTGGTCCACCCACCGCTATCCCGGCATCCGCTCCGACAGCGACCTGCACACTTTCGGCTATCGCTTCAAGCCGTGGACCAGCGCGCCGATCGCGAGCGCGGCCGAGATCCTGAAATACATGGGCGAGGTGATCGAGGAGAACGACCTCGCCCGCCACATCCGCTACCGCCACACCATCACCGCGGCGAAGTGGTCGAACGAGACCAACCTCTGGACCGTCGATGCGGTCCGTATCGACACCGGCGAGAGGCTGCGCTTCACCACCAACTTCTTCTGGATGTGCCAGGGCTATTACAGCCACACCGAGGGCTACACCCCCGAATGGACCGACATGGCGAAGTTCAAGGGTCCGATCATCCATCCGCAGACCTGGCCCGATGACCTCGACTACAAGGGCAAGCGCGTGGTCGTGATCGGCTCCGGCGCTACGGCTGCGACCCTGATCCCGGCGATGGCCAAGGATGCCGGCCATGTCACCATGCTGCAGCGCTCGCCGACCTATTTCCGCACCGGCCGCAACGCGATCGAGATCGCCGAGGAACTGCGCAAGCTGCAGGTCGACGAGAGCTGGATCCACGAGATCACCCGCCGCAAGATCCTGCTCGACCAGGACACCTTCACCCGCAAGACCTTTGCGGAGCCCGAGGCTGCCAAGAAGGATCTGCTGTCGGCGGTGGAAGCCTATCTCGGCAAGGATTACGACATCGCCACCCACTTCACGCCGCGCTACCGGCCGTGGCGGCAGCGCATCGCCTTCATTCCGGACGGCGACCTGTTCCAGGCCATCAAGGGCGGCAAGGCCTCCGTCGTCACCGACGAGATCGACCGCTTCACCGAGAACGGCATCCTGCTCAAGTCCGGCAAGGAGCTCGAGGCCGACATCATCATCACCGCGACCGGCTTCCACCTCTCCGCCAATGGCGGCATCGACTTCGCAATCGACGGCAAGCCGCTCGAGTTCAAGGACACCGTGACCTATCGCGGCATGATGTTCACCGGCGTGCCGAACCTCGTCTGGGTGTTCGGCTATTTCCGCGCCAGCTGGACCTTGCGTGTCGACCTGGTCGCCGACTTCGTCTGCCGCCTGCTGCAGCACATGAAGGCGACCGGCGCGAACAAGGTGACGCCTGAGCTGCGCCCCGAAGACCACAACATGCCGCTCTTTCCGTGGATCGATCCGGAGAACTTCAACCCCGGCTACATGATGCGCGGCATGCACCTGTTGCCGAAGCGCGGCGACAAGCCCGAGTGGCAGCACAACCAGGACTACTGGGCCGAGAAGGACGAATTCCCGGCGATCGATCTTGCGGACAAGGCGTTCGTCTACGGCTAGCTCCCTCCTGCCTGTTCCGTCATCCTGAGGTGCCCGCGAAGCGGGCCTCGAAGGATGCACGGCCACCAGCGGGGCCGTCGACCCTTCGAGACGCCGCTTCGCGGCTCCTCAGGGTGACGGTGTGAGATGGAGCGCGCTGATCAAGAAGGATCATCGCACCTCTCCTCCCTCACGCATACTCCGGCAGTTTCGCCGCCACCTCGGGGGTCTTGCCGCGGATCATGTCGGAGGCCTTGTCGGCGATCATCAAGGTCGAGGCGTTGAGGTTGGCGGAGATCATCCGCGGCATGATCGAGGCGTCGATCACCCGCAGCCCCTGCATGCCATGGACCCGGAGCTGGTCGTCGACCACGGCCCACGGCGCGTCCGCCGGACCCATCCGGCAGGTACAGCCGGGATGGAAGGTGGTGGTGCCGCGCTGGGTCGCGGCGGCGAGCAGCTCGTCGTCGCTCGTCACCTTCGGACCCGGGAAATCCTCATAGGCGTAATACGGCGCGAGCGGCTCGGAGGCGAGCAGCCGGCGCGCCAGCTTCATGCCGGCGACGACGACGCGGCGGTCGATTTCCTCGGCGAGATAGTTGGTCTGGATGATCGGCGGCGCGAACGGATCGGCCGAGCGGATCCGGACATAGCCGCGGCTCTCCGGCCGCTGCTGCCATGACGCCACTGTCATGCCGGGCTCGTCCTCGAGCTGGCCTTGCACGCCTTCCTTGTAGCTCGCCGGCGTGAAAGTGAGCTGCAAATCGGAGCTCTCGGTGGTCTCG
It includes:
- a CDS encoding AAA family ATPase, whose translation is MKFTGTKDYVATDDLKVAVNAAIVLERPLLVKGEPGTGKTVLAEEVAKAIDAPLLTWHIKSTTKAQQGLYEYDAVSRLRDSQLGDARVSDIKNYIKRGKLWDAFTHEKRPVLLIDEIDKADIEFPNDLLLELDRMEFHVYETGETIKAKLRPIVMITSNNEKELPDAFLRRCFFHYIKFPDADTMGRIVDVHFPNIKKRLVEEALRIFFEVREVPGLKKKPSTSELLDWLKLLLNEDITPEMLRERDPRKLIPPLHGALLKNEQDVHLFERLAFLSRREV
- a CDS encoding rhodanese-like domain-containing protein yields the protein MPQNIHRGIKVMIDEANAEIETISAADAITLIGKNDVVIVDIRDPREIERDGKIPGAFSCTRGMLEFWIDPNSPYAKPIFQEDKKFIFHCAGGLRSALAAKTAKDMGLKPVAHMGGGFAAWREAGGPIEAWEPKKKG
- a CDS encoding GlsB/YeaQ/YmgE family stress response membrane protein, translating into MGIIAALVIGAIAGWLAGLIVRGAGFGLIGNIVVGIVGALVASWLLPQLGISLGGSAIRDIVNATIGAVVVLVIVSLIRRA
- a CDS encoding flavin-containing monooxygenase; its protein translation is MNVQTQIRAAEPVTTEHFDVLIAGAGISGVGAAYHLTTQCKGTSFVVLETQKTFGGTWSTHRYPGIRSDSDLHTFGYRFKPWTSAPIASAAEILKYMGEVIEENDLARHIRYRHTITAAKWSNETNLWTVDAVRIDTGERLRFTTNFFWMCQGYYSHTEGYTPEWTDMAKFKGPIIHPQTWPDDLDYKGKRVVVIGSGATAATLIPAMAKDAGHVTMLQRSPTYFRTGRNAIEIAEELRKLQVDESWIHEITRRKILLDQDTFTRKTFAEPEAAKKDLLSAVEAYLGKDYDIATHFTPRYRPWRQRIAFIPDGDLFQAIKGGKASVVTDEIDRFTENGILLKSGKELEADIIITATGFHLSANGGIDFAIDGKPLEFKDTVTYRGMMFTGVPNLVWVFGYFRASWTLRVDLVADFVCRLLQHMKATGANKVTPELRPEDHNMPLFPWIDPENFNPGYMMRGMHLLPKRGDKPEWQHNQDYWAEKDEFPAIDLADKAFVYG
- a CDS encoding vWA domain-containing protein; translated protein: MFLQFFTSLRDAQVPVTLREYLTLMEALDADLAEQTVENFYYLSRAALVKDERNLDKFDRVFGTVFKGLESLLDAMGKAEIPEEWLKKLAEKYLTEEEKKQIEAMGWDKLMETLKKRLEEQKGRHQGGSKWIGTAGTSPFGAHGYNPEGVRIGQEKNRNNRAVKVWDKREFKDLDGNVELGIRNIKVALRRLRKFARTGAPDELDLDTTIKETANHGYLDVHMRPERRNAVKVLVFFDIGGSMDSHIEQVEELFSAAKSEFKHMEYFYFHNCLYEGVWKQNKRRFTDRTPTWDVLHKYPHDYKVVFVGDASMSPYEIMVPGGSVEHVNEEAGSVWLDRITRTYPHAVWLNPVAQKHWDYSESTTIIRRLFSERMYPITIEGLEHAMRELVR